TGCTGCTCGTTCTCATGACGGTGGTCGTGTCGTACCTTCTGGCTGGCCGAGGCCGTTCCGTGGACTGGTCCGGGCTTGTGGCGGCTGCCGTGGGGACGGGGCTTGTCGGGGGCGGTGCCAACGGCGTGAATCAGGTACATGAGGCCCGTCTCGATGCCCGAATGCACCGGACGCGTGGGCGCCCCATTCCGTCCAGTCGGCTGAAGTCTCCGACTGCGCTGCTGTTCGCCCTGGCAATCTCCGCAGCCGGGCTTGCCCTTCTGGTGTGGGGTGCGAACCTTCTGACCGGGCTCTTGGGGGCGGTCTCCTGGGTGGCCTATGTCGTTGCCTACACTCCCATGAAGCGCCTCACTTCACTCAACACACTGGTCGGTGCCGTCCCCGGGGCGATTCCTCCGCTCATGGGTTGGGCTGCTGCCTCGGGGCGTCTGGAGGCGGGAGCCTTCGTCCTCTTCGCCATGGTGTTCATCTGGCAGGTTCCGCATTTCATGGCGATCGCCTGGCTCCATCGGGAAGACTACGCACGCGCCGGATTCCGAATGCTCCCGGTGGAGGATCCGGAAGGGCGTGTGACCTTTCGCGTGGCGGTGGCCTATTCGCTGGCGTTGATTCCGGTGAGCTTGATGGCGCTGCCGACGGGCCTGGGTGGCGGGCTGT
This DNA window, taken from Gemmatimonadota bacterium, encodes the following:
- the cyoE gene encoding heme o synthase translates to MRTRNDNLAQPVGAGWVPYAELTKPRLVLLVLMTVVVSYLLAGRGRSVDWSGLVAAAVGTGLVGGGANGVNQVHEARLDARMHRTRGRPIPSSRLKSPTALLFALAISAAGLALLVWGANLLTGLLGAVSWVAYVVAYTPMKRLTSLNTLVGAVPGAIPPLMGWAAASGRLEAGAFVLFAMVFIWQVPHFMAIAWLHREDYARAGFRMLPVEDPEGRVTFRVAVAYSLALIPVSLMALPTGLGGGLYAWGAVIGGGAMLGLSVSLARRGTEGAARRLFVGSIVYMPAVFGLLLLGL